A window of Deltaproteobacteria bacterium contains these coding sequences:
- a CDS encoding MBL fold metallo-hydrolase, with protein DAALARELAALAGGGADLARRAQQLADAGDHRLACHLIELATTAEPESAALHATRAAIYQARRERETSLMAKGIYGAAASESLAKAGIEDPHGSR; from the coding sequence CGACGCCGCGCTCGCGCGCGAACTGGCTGCGCTCGCGGGGGGCGGCGCGGACCTCGCGCGCCGCGCGCAGCAGCTCGCGGACGCGGGCGACCACCGCCTCGCGTGTCATCTGATCGAGCTCGCGACGACCGCTGAGCCCGAGAGCGCGGCGCTCCACGCCACGCGCGCAGCGATCTATCAGGCGCGCCGCGAGCGCGAGACCTCGCTGATGGCGAAGGGCATCTACGGCGCCGCGGCGAGCGAGTCGCTCGCGAAGGCGGGCATCGAGGATCCGCATGGCAGTCGCTGA